The genome window ATTCTGTTGTTTAAATCAATTGAAAATATTTATAATTCATTTTCCATTTCATTATATTATTAGTCCATTCCGGATGATGCGGCCTCCAAACTATGGGGTGTTGACAAAGGTCCTACTAATGTTATGATACACACTAAAGATGGTCGTGACTTTAATGTTTTTTTAAGCGCGTCTAAAGGgaagttatttttttttcatggATGGTCCAATGTTGTTGAACACTTGGGTCTAACTCAGGGATGTTTGGTAGTATTTAATCCTTTAGATCATGCTACGTTTAAGTTAACAACTTATCAGAATGGTGTTAGTCGTGGGTCTTTCTGGACATATATGCTACCTCCATCATGCAATTTTTATGTAAGACAAATGTGATTTTATTTTTCCTTAAGTAtttaattataatttataaatttatagATACTAACCTTTTTTTTTCATCCTACAGCTCATCCCTGAATGTATTTTGCCCAAGATTTACGATTTTTCGTCAAATGATGTAACCTCTACTGTGATGATCGACAACCAAACGTTTAACTTTTCCATTGTAACTAATGACGGCAAAGTCGGTTTTTCCGCTGGTATGGATGTAATTATTAGTATGTTTCAGTTGGAGGTTGGTTGTTATTTCTTATTCACCAAAGGTTTTGGACATTTTTTCTATTTGAAAGTCTTTGGAAAAAACGGTGTTGAAATCACATATCCTAACTTAGATTTTCATGAGGTAAATTAAATATATGTACTTACTTCTATGTATTATACATATCATAATGTACttcattttttatatattaatttgCAGATTGAGGTTGCACCTATAGATGTTGATAATGAAGTTGAAGAACAAATACATGGTGGTGTTACTCGGTTTGTTCGTACGGCTGGTGAAGAttattttgtaagttttcatATCATCTTcaaaactgataaaacacataagttttatgttattttattttatttaatgagtattaatattttttttaattttatttaaatacagAGAATTCCTGATCACGTTTCACGCATGGCTAAGCTTCATGAAGGGTTAAAAGATTTGACCATAAATTTTTTGCATCTGGACCCGCCACTGCAGATTACTAACAGTACTAGACGTGAAAGAAGAACCAATGGTCGTGGTTATCGATACGCTTTAACCTCTTGGAAGAAGTTCATGAAAGCCGCTCAAATTAAGGTCCGTGACGAGGTTCACTTTTCTTTTGATGAAAATGAGCAGGTCTTGACTATTGAGAGGGTTGTACCTTACGTTAACCGTAGTAATTAGATATATGACAATTAGGGCATGTTTTTGGCCTTTCAAGTTTTTTTGGTTATAACATTGGTTTTGGACTTTAATTTCAAGTTTTTATATATCTTTCAATCTATTTCTTATTTTAACCACTGTAAGAAAATACTTAAAAGTATAATATATCATTTTACTAATTTATATTCCCACTAAAACATTTTATCATAGATAAAACCACGATATTCAAACTACTTTTATGGAAAAAATCTATCTTATATATTCAGTATAACATTGCTGATTATTGTTTACAActaaatatgtaaaaaaaaacaatatataaacTAACTTTGCATATATGAAAAAGTATTATGAACTTAGTATTATATCTTCAGCATATTACACTAATTTGTTACATTATAAACATTTTATAAACCTTCCAGAatagtttttttattatatataataattgcAGAAAGTCAGGTACGACATAGTAGGTTGCATATTTATAAATGTTTTCATTATTTCGAAATTTACTAATCATCAAATTTCCCTCCGTTCCTTGCAATTTCAAATTAATAACTATTGAAATTGTTAATATGCCCCATGTGTTTTTTATCCAGTGTAATCGTTTACAAATCTATAATAAGCCAAAAAAATATACAAATTTAGTATACGTAGTTATGGCCATTATATGGATATGTTCGTCAATGTGTGATATGTCATAGTTCAATGCTGAGTTTAAAACTGCTAAAGTTGTAGAATGTTCCATAGTTTCAAATTCAATTAAAGGTTATGAAGGAATTTAATATTGACAATCCGTATACTAAGTTGGTTAGTTACATttcattttctaattttttatgaCATATACCATATTTTTGGACATTTAGATTGATTGactatatttttagaaaataccttCATA of Helianthus annuus cultivar XRQ/B chromosome 1, HanXRQr2.0-SUNRISE, whole genome shotgun sequence contains these proteins:
- the LOC110879437 gene encoding uncharacterized protein LOC110879437; translated protein: MDVIISMFQLEVGCYFLFTKGFGHFFYLKVFGKNGVEITYPNLDFHEIEVAPIDVDNEVEEQIHGGVTRFVRTAGEDYFRIPDHVSRMAKLHEGLKDLTINFLHLDPPLQITNSTRRERRTNGRGYRYALTSWKKFMKAAQIKVRDEVHFSFDENEQVLTIERVVPYVNRSN